A genomic window from Dehalobacter sp. 12DCB1 includes:
- the pheT gene encoding phenylalanine--tRNA ligase subunit beta: MRVSMEWLKQYLDIDLSPEELAEVLTRGGIEVGGVESLNKGFTEVYIGEILDIQAHPDAQKLQVCRLNTGREELTIVTGASNVLVGDKVPVAVPGAVLPGGKEIQPVEMRGVKSYGMLCSDKELEIEAVGQERSKGGILILSPDAPVGESLETYLGLQDSVLELELYPNRPDCLAMVNVAREAGTLLGRKPVLPEWAREEMPSWPEDVRQKVEIEDPELSWRYSALLVDDVVIQPSPLWMQNRLRAAGVRPINNIVDITNYCMLEMGQPLHAFDRDKLQGTVRVRKAKQGETMVSLDGIERKLEPDMLVIADDNGPQAIAGVMGGLESEVTGKTCRILFESAHFLGSSVRRTSRKLGLRSESSSRFEKGVNPYWTVPTLGRVAELLLELEAGVPMSFTEKVCALPPKVQIEIAVSAVNQVLGVEYTDQEIEKVFEVLDFEYLKLPDCRYSVDIPSYRQDLKIEVDLIEEIARIIGYDKIPTTLPQGSQTQGRRTPEQAFRRKLRKILIKAGMNEVVSYSFSNKEMDDQWGSEGRNIPLLNPLREELGTMRTSLLPGLLEIASRNTARRNTDLLLFEIGNVYLPKELPLKQQPDEVSRIAGLAQGESKRHWLNSQVKFDFFYVKGILTQIAEECGMEFEYRRIEEGKYSSLLHPGRSASIYCKGESLGILGEIYPQLDQKWDLQRPVLFELDFGVLFKNANLTVVAKSYPRYPAIQRDLAVVVPEEVSAEDIKKKVIALGGEFLKEVDLFDVYQGQPVPAGHKSLAFTMRYQSAERTLKDEEVNAFNSDILSGIQQEFGAKWRK, encoded by the coding sequence ATGAGAGTAAGTATGGAATGGCTAAAACAATATCTGGATATAGACTTAAGCCCTGAGGAGCTGGCAGAGGTGCTGACAAGAGGCGGGATCGAAGTCGGAGGAGTAGAATCGTTAAATAAAGGTTTTACGGAAGTCTATATCGGTGAAATTCTGGATATCCAGGCTCATCCCGATGCCCAAAAACTGCAGGTATGCCGTTTGAATACCGGCAGGGAAGAACTGACCATTGTTACGGGTGCCTCGAATGTCCTTGTAGGGGATAAAGTGCCGGTAGCTGTTCCGGGAGCGGTGCTTCCGGGAGGTAAAGAGATTCAGCCGGTAGAGATGAGAGGCGTAAAATCATATGGAATGCTTTGTTCCGACAAGGAACTTGAGATTGAAGCTGTCGGTCAGGAACGCAGCAAAGGCGGGATCCTGATCCTGTCTCCTGACGCGCCGGTCGGTGAAAGCCTGGAAACCTATCTTGGTCTGCAGGACAGCGTCCTGGAACTGGAACTTTACCCTAACCGGCCGGATTGTCTGGCGATGGTCAATGTTGCGAGAGAGGCCGGAACTTTGCTCGGGAGAAAGCCTGTTTTGCCGGAATGGGCCCGGGAGGAAATGCCTTCCTGGCCGGAAGATGTCAGGCAGAAGGTTGAAATTGAAGACCCGGAGCTTTCCTGGCGTTATTCGGCCCTGTTGGTGGATGATGTCGTCATTCAACCCTCGCCGCTTTGGATGCAGAACCGGCTTCGGGCTGCCGGAGTCCGGCCGATCAATAATATTGTCGATATTACCAATTACTGCATGCTGGAAATGGGACAGCCGCTTCATGCGTTCGACCGCGATAAACTTCAGGGTACGGTCAGGGTCCGCAAAGCTAAACAAGGTGAAACCATGGTCAGCCTGGACGGCATCGAAAGAAAACTGGAGCCGGATATGCTGGTGATCGCCGATGATAACGGGCCGCAGGCCATTGCCGGGGTCATGGGCGGCCTGGAAAGTGAAGTGACCGGCAAGACCTGCAGGATCCTGTTTGAATCAGCACATTTCCTCGGTTCGAGTGTCCGGCGCACCAGCAGAAAGCTGGGTCTCCGTTCGGAATCTTCCAGCCGTTTTGAAAAAGGGGTTAATCCTTACTGGACAGTCCCTACCCTGGGCAGAGTGGCAGAATTGCTGCTGGAGCTCGAGGCAGGCGTACCGATGTCCTTTACGGAAAAAGTCTGCGCGCTTCCGCCCAAGGTCCAGATTGAAATAGCGGTTTCCGCGGTCAACCAGGTTCTGGGTGTGGAATATACGGATCAGGAAATTGAAAAGGTGTTTGAAGTCCTCGACTTTGAATATCTGAAATTGCCTGACTGCCGGTACAGTGTTGACATTCCTTCCTACAGGCAGGATCTTAAAATTGAAGTGGATCTGATTGAGGAGATTGCCCGGATCATAGGCTATGATAAGATTCCTACCACCCTGCCGCAGGGCAGCCAGACGCAGGGGCGCAGAACACCTGAACAGGCTTTCCGGCGCAAGCTACGCAAGATCCTGATCAAAGCCGGGATGAACGAGGTTGTATCCTACTCTTTCAGCAATAAAGAAATGGATGATCAATGGGGGTCAGAAGGCCGGAATATCCCGCTCTTAAATCCATTAAGGGAAGAATTAGGAACGATGAGGACGTCACTCTTGCCCGGGCTATTGGAGATTGCGTCCAGAAATACGGCCAGACGCAACACCGATCTGCTGTTGTTTGAAATCGGCAATGTCTATTTGCCAAAAGAGCTGCCGTTAAAGCAGCAGCCTGATGAGGTATCGCGGATTGCCGGCTTGGCACAGGGAGAAAGCAAGCGCCATTGGCTGAATTCGCAGGTGAAATTTGACTTCTTCTATGTTAAAGGGATCCTGACACAAATCGCGGAAGAATGCGGAATGGAATTTGAATATCGGAGAATTGAGGAAGGCAAGTACAGCAGTCTGCTTCATCCGGGAAGGTCTGCAAGTATTTACTGCAAGGGGGAATCCCTCGGTATTCTCGGGGAAATCTATCCGCAGCTCGATCAGAAATGGGACCTACAGCGCCCGGTGCTGTTTGAGCTTGATTTTGGAGTGCTGTTCAAGAATGCCAATCTCACGGTTGTTGCCAAATCGTACCCGCGTTATCCGGCCATTCAGCGTGATTTGGCCGTTGTCGTTCCGGAAGAGGTATCCGCAGAAGATATTAAGAAAAAGGTAATAGCTTTAGGCGGGGAATTTCTGAAAGAAGTCGATCTGTTCGATGTGTATCAGGGACAGCCCGTTCCGGCGGGACATAAAAGCCTTGCCTTTACAATGCGTTACCAGTCTGCAGAACGAACCTTGAAAGATGAAGAAGTGAACGCCTTTAATTCCGACATCCTTTCGGGAATACAGCAGGAATTTGGGGCAAAATGGCGAAAATAA
- the pheS gene encoding phenylalanine--tRNA ligase subunit alpha produces the protein MREEIKKIKEDTLEQLTKLTSSEELQELKVRVMGKKGSLTSLLKQMGQLSAEERPQMGQIVNELRSQLEDAWDKKWKEFEKNALESRLREERIDISLPGYSLPQGHQHPLSKVIEEIEDIFMGMGFTIAEGPEIETDYYNFEALNLPKDHPARDMQDTFFITEDILLRTQTSPVQIRTMEKLRPQLPVKIIAPGKVFRNDDDATHSPMFHQVEGLLVDKGVRMSDLKGLLLYFSRQMFGESREIRLRPSFFPFTEPSAEVDVSCMLCGGAGCRLCKGTGWIEILGAGMVHPHVLEMGGYNPKEVTGFAFGMGVERIAMLKYGIEDMRLLFDNDIRFLEQF, from the coding sequence ATGCGAGAAGAAATAAAGAAGATTAAGGAAGATACACTGGAGCAACTGACGAAGCTGACTTCGTCGGAAGAGCTTCAGGAGCTAAAAGTTCGGGTGATGGGCAAAAAGGGATCACTCACATCCTTGCTGAAGCAGATGGGTCAGCTCAGCGCGGAAGAGCGTCCCCAAATGGGGCAGATCGTCAATGAACTACGCAGCCAGCTCGAAGATGCCTGGGACAAAAAATGGAAGGAATTCGAAAAGAACGCTTTGGAAAGCAGACTTAGGGAAGAACGGATCGATATCAGTCTGCCGGGGTATTCTCTGCCTCAAGGGCACCAGCATCCTCTAAGCAAAGTGATCGAGGAAATTGAAGATATTTTTATGGGTATGGGTTTTACGATCGCTGAGGGACCTGAGATAGAAACGGATTACTATAACTTTGAAGCCCTGAACCTGCCGAAAGACCATCCGGCCAGGGATATGCAGGATACGTTTTTTATCACCGAGGATATTCTGCTTCGGACGCAGACCTCGCCGGTCCAGATCAGAACCATGGAAAAACTAAGACCCCAGCTTCCGGTCAAGATCATTGCTCCCGGCAAAGTTTTCCGCAACGATGATGATGCAACCCACTCACCGATGTTCCATCAAGTAGAGGGGCTGCTGGTTGATAAGGGAGTCAGAATGTCTGATCTTAAAGGACTGCTTCTGTACTTCTCCAGACAAATGTTCGGCGAATCCCGCGAAATCCGCTTGAGGCCAAGCTTCTTCCCGTTCACGGAGCCCAGTGCTGAAGTCGATGTATCCTGCATGCTTTGCGGGGGTGCAGGCTGCAGGCTGTGCAAAGGGACCGGCTGGATTGAAATCCTGGGGGCCGGGATGGTCCATCCGCATGTGTTGGAGATGGGTGGATATAATCCTAAAGAAGTAACAGGCTTTGCTTTCGGCATGGGAGTAGAACGGATTGCCATGCTGAAATACGGGATAGAAGATATGCGGCTGCTTTTTGATAATGATATCCGCTTCCTGGAGCAGTTCTAG
- a CDS encoding RNA methyltransferase, with translation MIVSLQNEQVKHVVSLHDKKGRKEYREFLVEGKRFVQEAILRQAQLKKVYYTAQDAAMEPSDPPHPLSISGLVTEIRTLGIEAEEVSEAVMRKMSATEEPQGILGIIRRTEFDWQDILIEKDTILLVVDGIQDPGNLGTILRTALAADVKQIILTKKTVDLYNPKVLRSSMGSVFSEVILTDKTPEDIAIYCKEKECSMVVSTMGGTSIFKTNIREDYPLALIMGNEATGPSAFFMEKAAKHYSIPMFNNVESLNASMAAGIFLYEMRRQGQFL, from the coding sequence ATGATCGTTTCTTTGCAGAATGAACAAGTCAAGCATGTGGTATCCCTGCATGATAAAAAAGGCCGTAAAGAATATAGGGAATTCCTTGTAGAAGGCAAACGTTTTGTACAGGAAGCCATTCTCAGGCAAGCGCAGCTTAAGAAGGTTTATTATACGGCCCAGGACGCGGCGATGGAACCATCAGATCCGCCGCATCCTTTAAGTATTTCCGGACTCGTGACGGAGATACGTACGCTGGGAATAGAAGCGGAAGAGGTGTCTGAAGCGGTCATGCGCAAAATGAGCGCTACAGAAGAGCCACAGGGCATCCTTGGAATCATCCGGAGAACTGAGTTTGACTGGCAGGATATCTTGATTGAGAAAGATACCATTCTTCTTGTCGTCGACGGAATCCAGGATCCGGGTAATTTGGGTACGATTTTAAGAACCGCCCTGGCCGCAGATGTCAAGCAAATCATTTTGACCAAAAAAACCGTGGATCTTTATAATCCCAAAGTTCTGCGCAGCAGTATGGGCTCCGTTTTTTCCGAAGTGATCCTAACGGATAAAACACCTGAAGACATAGCAATTTATTGCAAAGAAAAAGAGTGCTCGATGGTCGTATCCACCATGGGTGGCACTTCCATATTTAAGACGAACATTCGTGAAGACTATCCTTTGGCATTAATTATGGGGAATGAAGCAACAGGACCGTCAGCTTTTTTTATGGAAAAGGCCGCTAAGCATTATTCTATTCCAATGTTTAACAACGTTGAATCGCTGAATGCATCGATGGCTGCCGGAATATTCCTTTATGAAATGCGAAGACAGGGACAATTCTTGTAA
- the trmFO gene encoding methylenetetrahydrofolate--tRNA-(uracil(54)-C(5))-methyltransferase (FADH(2)-oxidizing) TrmFO, whose protein sequence is MAKATIIGAGLAGPEAAWQMAQRGIDVDLYEMRPLKNTPVHQTERFAELVCSNSLRAAGLENAVGLLKEEMRRLNSLIMAAADQTSVPAGGALAVDRNLFAQMVTDKISGHPNINIIREEVKTIPADEKVIIATGPLTTDELAADILRLTGKEALSFFDAAAPIVDLETVDLSKAFWASRYDKGEADYLNCPLSKEEYETFYEALIQAEAAEVQGFEKNLVFEGCMPIEVMAQRGLMTMAFGPLKPVGIMNPHTGKKPFAVVQLRKENIQGSLLNLVGFQTHLKWSEQKRVFRLIPGLEHAEFVRYGVMHRNSFLNAPEVLNADFSCRVKPDLFFAGQITGVEGYVESAASGFLAGLNMARLLNGQDTLVFPPETALGGLARHLEGSPSVHFQPMNMNFGLISPLGERIKGKREKNTRLSARALRELERFIEEKQL, encoded by the coding sequence ATGGCAAAAGCGACAATCATTGGCGCGGGCCTTGCGGGGCCCGAAGCTGCCTGGCAGATGGCCCAGCGCGGGATTGACGTCGATCTTTATGAAATGCGTCCGCTGAAAAACACACCTGTTCATCAAACGGAACGATTTGCCGAGCTGGTTTGCAGCAATTCGCTGAGGGCTGCCGGCCTTGAAAATGCGGTCGGGCTGCTCAAGGAAGAAATGAGGCGTCTGAATTCGCTGATCATGGCGGCAGCAGACCAGACTTCTGTACCGGCCGGAGGGGCTTTGGCTGTTGACAGGAATCTTTTTGCGCAAATGGTTACCGATAAGATCTCCGGTCATCCGAATATTAATATCATCCGCGAGGAAGTGAAAACGATTCCGGCGGACGAAAAAGTGATCATTGCCACAGGGCCGCTGACAACGGATGAACTTGCTGCGGATATTCTGCGGCTGACCGGGAAAGAGGCGTTGTCTTTCTTTGATGCGGCGGCGCCGATTGTCGATCTTGAGACCGTCGATCTATCCAAAGCTTTTTGGGCATCCCGCTACGACAAAGGTGAGGCAGACTATCTGAATTGCCCACTCAGCAAAGAAGAATATGAAACTTTTTATGAGGCCCTGATTCAGGCTGAAGCTGCCGAGGTTCAAGGTTTTGAAAAAAATCTGGTGTTTGAAGGCTGTATGCCAATCGAGGTCATGGCCCAGCGCGGGCTTATGACGATGGCCTTCGGGCCGTTAAAACCTGTCGGGATTATGAACCCGCATACCGGTAAAAAACCGTTTGCTGTGGTTCAGCTGCGGAAAGAAAATATCCAGGGAAGCCTTTTGAATTTGGTTGGCTTCCAGACACATTTAAAGTGGAGCGAACAAAAACGCGTGTTCAGGCTGATACCAGGCTTAGAACACGCGGAATTCGTACGTTACGGCGTCATGCACAGGAATTCGTTTCTGAATGCACCTGAAGTCCTAAATGCCGATTTTAGCTGCCGGGTGAAGCCGGATCTGTTTTTTGCCGGTCAGATTACAGGTGTGGAAGGCTATGTCGAATCAGCAGCCAGCGGTTTTTTGGCCGGATTGAATATGGCACGTCTGCTGAACGGACAGGATACGCTTGTCTTCCCGCCTGAAACAGCGCTTGGCGGACTCGCCCGCCATTTAGAAGGTTCGCCCAGTGTTCATTTTCAGCCGATGAATATGAACTTTGGTTTAATCTCTCCTCTAGGAGAACGAATCAAAGGAAAACGCGAAAAAAATACAAGGTTATCAGCAAGGGCCCTGCGCGAACTGGAAAGATTCATCGAAGAAAAACAACTCTAG
- the topA gene encoding type I DNA topoisomerase — protein MSKTLVIVESPAKAKSISKFLSKNYLVKASMGHLRDLPKSQIGVDIDHNFEPKYIAIRGRGDLVKDLKAAAKTADRVLLASDPDREGEAIAWHLTHLLGLNPEELSRIEFHEITKPTIQNAVKKPRKLDMHLVDAQQARRVLDRLVGYKLSPLLWRKVKKGLSAGRVQSVAVRMICDREEEIRNFEPEEYWTLDAEFLCQGGSFAAKLLHKQGKKLTISGREQMDEVLRELRAAAFTVGEVKTKEKRKQPAPPFTTSSLQQEAYRKLNYTPKKTMMLAQQLYEGLDLGKAGTVGLISYMRTDSVRIADTAQEEAKGFIIETYGETYYPEEPRKFASKGRTQEAHEAIRPTSALRTPESVKGFLGREQFKLYRLIWDRFVASQMSAAVYDTITVDVLAGDYLLRANASAVKFPGYLTVYEESTDEPEKLDNEENCLKGDLSIGQKLQLRQLQEKQHFTEPPARYTEATLVRKMEEEGIGRPSTYAPTIETIQTRGYVAKEEKKLVPTELGEIVINLLKEHFPDIVDQEFTANMEEKLDDIEDGKSDWKKIVGEFYGPFADTLEKAEQKIGKIKVEDEVSDEVCELCGRNMVIKMGRFGKFLACPGFPDCRNARPLLEEIGVNCPKCGEKLVVRRSKKGRKFYGCSKYPDCDFISWEKPAPHPCPECGGVMTEKSTRKNKKYACINHDCRFTEEIKETE, from the coding sequence ATGTCGAAAACTTTGGTCATCGTTGAATCCCCGGCCAAGGCAAAATCTATCAGCAAATTTTTGTCCAAAAATTATCTGGTTAAAGCTTCCATGGGACATCTGCGAGATTTGCCAAAGAGCCAGATCGGGGTTGATATCGATCATAATTTTGAGCCAAAATACATTGCGATCAGAGGACGCGGCGATTTGGTCAAAGACCTTAAAGCTGCAGCTAAAACTGCCGACCGTGTCTTGCTGGCGTCCGACCCCGACAGGGAAGGTGAAGCGATTGCCTGGCACTTGACGCACTTGCTCGGTCTGAATCCCGAAGAGCTGAGCAGGATCGAATTTCATGAAATAACGAAACCAACGATTCAAAATGCCGTTAAAAAACCTCGCAAACTGGATATGCATCTCGTAGATGCCCAGCAGGCGCGCAGGGTTTTGGACAGACTGGTGGGCTACAAATTGAGCCCGCTTTTGTGGCGGAAAGTTAAAAAAGGTTTAAGTGCCGGACGTGTTCAATCTGTTGCGGTCAGAATGATCTGTGACAGAGAAGAAGAAATCCGCAACTTTGAACCGGAAGAGTACTGGACCCTGGATGCGGAATTTTTGTGCCAGGGAGGCAGTTTTGCCGCCAAACTGCTTCATAAGCAAGGCAAAAAGCTGACGATCTCGGGCCGCGAGCAGATGGATGAAGTATTGCGGGAACTCCGGGCAGCCGCATTCACAGTCGGAGAGGTAAAAACGAAGGAAAAACGAAAACAGCCGGCGCCTCCTTTTACGACCAGCAGTCTCCAGCAGGAAGCCTACCGCAAATTAAACTATACACCCAAAAAGACGATGATGCTGGCCCAGCAGCTCTATGAAGGACTTGATCTCGGGAAGGCCGGTACGGTCGGATTAATTTCGTATATGCGTACGGACTCTGTCCGGATTGCCGACACTGCCCAGGAAGAGGCCAAAGGTTTTATCATCGAGACTTACGGCGAAACCTATTATCCCGAAGAGCCGAGGAAATTTGCCAGCAAAGGCCGGACCCAGGAAGCGCATGAGGCAATCAGGCCAACATCCGCTCTCAGGACGCCTGAATCCGTCAAAGGCTTTCTCGGACGAGAGCAGTTCAAGCTTTACCGGCTGATATGGGACCGTTTTGTTGCCAGTCAGATGAGTGCGGCGGTTTATGATACGATTACCGTAGACGTTCTGGCCGGTGATTACCTTTTAAGAGCCAATGCTTCAGCAGTGAAGTTTCCGGGATATCTTACCGTCTATGAAGAAAGCACCGATGAACCGGAAAAACTGGATAATGAGGAAAACTGCCTGAAAGGAGATCTCTCGATCGGGCAGAAGCTGCAGTTAAGGCAGCTTCAGGAGAAGCAGCATTTCACCGAGCCCCCGGCGCGTTATACTGAGGCAACCTTGGTCCGGAAAATGGAGGAAGAGGGGATTGGGCGTCCGAGTACGTATGCACCGACGATTGAAACGATTCAAACGAGGGGCTATGTAGCAAAGGAAGAGAAGAAACTTGTTCCAACCGAACTTGGTGAAATTGTGATCAACTTGCTGAAAGAGCATTTTCCGGATATTGTCGACCAGGAGTTTACAGCCAACATGGAGGAAAAGCTTGACGATATCGAAGACGGAAAATCGGATTGGAAGAAGATTGTCGGAGAATTTTACGGCCCGTTTGCCGATACACTTGAGAAAGCTGAGCAGAAGATCGGCAAAATCAAAGTTGAGGATGAAGTTTCAGATGAAGTCTGTGAACTTTGCGGCAGGAATATGGTCATCAAGATGGGACGGTTCGGAAAGTTTTTGGCTTGCCCGGGTTTTCCTGACTGCCGGAATGCGCGACCCTTACTCGAGGAAATCGGCGTGAACTGCCCGAAATGCGGAGAAAAACTTGTCGTCAGGAGATCGAAAAAAGGACGTAAGTTTTACGGCTGCAGCAAATACCCGGACTGCGATTTTATTTCATGGGAGAAACCGGCACCTCACCCTTGTCCGGAGTGCGGCGGGGTAATGACCGAGAAAAGTACCAGAAAAAACAAAAAATATGCCTGCATCAATCATGACTGCAGGTTTACCGAAGAAATCAAGGAAACAGAATAA
- the dprA gene encoding DNA-processing protein DprA: MMKIIQEKVFRASILTIPGIGSQRLRQLIAYFGGAAEALEAPAGAFSELAHLVWVKEFLQHRVELNPERLQERLQREGISLVMPGEFVYPYLLAECADAPPVLFYKGVLQEQKEGIAVVGARKASPYGKAAASFLAGGIAREGYAVVSGLARGIDTAAHQGALEAGGITWAFMAGGLDTIYPYENKELANSIIEKGALLSEYPPGIPPEPGQFPARNRLISGSSRGVIVVEAAEKSGALITADYALEQGREVYAVPGPIFSELSRGTHQLLRMGAKVTEDMRDVLSELAPFTPESRLAEVPACLEGMTRVRSKGMMQTESKWAEILGCLSDVPLHIDRLAALCPLPAQGIALGLLELQLAGEVLQLPGQHYVLQR, from the coding sequence ATGATGAAAATAATTCAGGAAAAAGTCTTTAGAGCAAGTATTTTGACCATTCCGGGGATCGGTAGTCAAAGGCTGCGTCAGCTGATAGCCTATTTTGGGGGTGCTGCTGAAGCTCTGGAAGCGCCTGCCGGTGCTTTTTCCGAGTTAGCCCATCTCGTTTGGGTGAAAGAATTTCTGCAACACAGGGTCGAACTTAATCCTGAAAGGCTTCAGGAAAGACTTCAGAGGGAAGGTATATCCTTGGTCATGCCGGGAGAGTTCGTGTATCCGTATTTACTCGCTGAGTGCGCGGATGCGCCTCCCGTGCTGTTTTACAAAGGTGTGCTTCAGGAGCAGAAGGAGGGAATAGCGGTGGTTGGTGCGAGAAAGGCTTCACCCTATGGTAAAGCAGCGGCCTCTTTTTTAGCCGGCGGGATTGCCAGAGAAGGTTATGCCGTAGTCAGCGGCCTAGCCCGAGGCATAGATACGGCAGCGCATCAAGGGGCGCTTGAAGCCGGTGGGATTACTTGGGCCTTTATGGCCGGAGGGTTGGATACAATCTATCCGTACGAAAATAAGGAGCTCGCAAATTCCATCATCGAAAAAGGTGCGCTGCTAAGTGAGTATCCACCGGGTATCCCGCCCGAGCCAGGACAGTTCCCGGCCAGGAACAGGCTGATCAGCGGTTCGTCCCGCGGAGTTATTGTAGTCGAAGCAGCCGAAAAAAGCGGCGCACTGATTACAGCTGACTATGCCCTGGAACAGGGACGGGAGGTGTACGCTGTTCCAGGTCCAATCTTCAGCGAGCTAAGCCGGGGAACACATCAGCTGCTGCGGATGGGTGCAAAAGTAACGGAGGACATGAGGGATGTACTGAGCGAACTGGCTCCGTTCACACCCGAAAGCAGGCTAGCAGAAGTTCCGGCATGTCTGGAAGGAATGACTCGGGTAAGGTCTAAGGGAATGATGCAAACAGAATCGAAATGGGCTGAAATCCTGGGGTGTTTGAGCGATGTCCCGCTGCATATTGACCGGTTGGCTGCCTTATGCCCGCTTCCGGCTCAGGGCATTGCACTGGGACTGCTGGAGCTTCAGCTTGCCGGAGAGGTTTTGCAGCTGCCAGGCCAACATTATGTCCTTCAGCGTTAA
- a CDS encoding DUF2922 domain-containing protein, with amino-acid sequence MIKIAIITSKVLKLTFLTTGGKSFIISVPQPRVNLTLAEAQTAMEMVIAKNIFNSPSGELATIRDIRVIDMTTNDLYDPPVA; translated from the coding sequence GTGATTAAAATCGCGATTATTACAAGCAAGGTGTTAAAGCTAACTTTTCTTACTACCGGCGGCAAATCCTTCATTATTTCCGTCCCCCAGCCGAGGGTGAACCTGACGCTGGCTGAGGCCCAGACCGCGATGGAAATGGTTATAGCCAAGAATATTTTTAACAGCCCCAGCGGCGAACTGGCCACGATACGGGATATCCGGGTGATTGACATGACGACCAACGATCTCTATGATCCGCCGGTAGCGTAA
- a CDS encoding DUF1659 domain-containing protein, producing MAVTEITLDSIVSTKYQTGTSPAGGPVTQKKSLNYVKPTATSQDIYDVVAALSSLSQYPLLNVVLSKNWELTNE from the coding sequence ATGGCAGTGACAGAAATAACGTTGGATTCGATCGTGTCAACAAAATACCAAACCGGGACTTCGCCGGCAGGCGGCCCGGTGACCCAAAAGAAAAGCCTGAATTATGTGAAGCCTACAGCCACAAGTCAAGACATCTATGATGTTGTAGCGGCTCTATCCAGTCTGAGCCAGTATCCACTGCTGAATGTTGTGCTCAGCAAGAACTGGGAGCTTACGAATGAATAA